In one Corallococcus sp. EGB genomic region, the following are encoded:
- a CDS encoding AgmX/PglI C-terminal domain-containing protein produces MSELLTGDVSSRAQVGGSDFSRDPEAFDAELDACLERALSFETSEEAELVPESFATGPLRTLLDLASTEESWLQSLPPSSNDNREPALTLSEEAANFIIPEWLRADASPSSTALASFCGAVTTWDAAPRAPVWAAPGSPAEAYAPQPWTPYMPYAPVAPEPPPPAIADASTRILGLSPMSFVSAVAMGALAAGLFVVAGLRLTAKDEARPTPQAQALAAPVGTQAGTPGTQGFAGAQPGTLAAGTAAPGVQGLPGALPGTQEQPAQNLPQAIAGGVNTPALTDAQRAAQALAPNTPVLAGPASAGLTTGLHTLAPEPTESPRPAPVTKKNAPVAQPGSAPEAPEDPGEVRELAFGGEISQEELARAAQAAAAEPEEDEEPESELDEDFARELGFTDDAKATAAKQTPPEKTVYIPPAPTSERDHLTPGDITNVVVTNQPAIATCVQNFKAGTALENGGRFQVRWSVDTTGAVSDVAMETEALKGSPLAGCIEDQVRGWKFPVHRVAMSAPVHFPFVF; encoded by the coding sequence GTGAGCGAGCTACTGACTGGCGATGTGTCTTCGCGGGCGCAGGTGGGCGGTTCGGACTTCTCCCGTGACCCCGAGGCCTTCGACGCGGAGCTGGATGCGTGCCTGGAGCGCGCGCTCTCCTTCGAGACGTCCGAAGAAGCGGAGCTCGTGCCGGAGTCGTTCGCGACGGGCCCGCTGCGCACGCTGCTCGACCTGGCGTCCACGGAGGAGTCCTGGTTGCAGTCGCTGCCGCCGTCCTCCAACGACAACAGGGAGCCCGCGCTCACGCTGTCCGAAGAGGCCGCGAACTTCATCATCCCGGAGTGGCTGCGCGCGGACGCGTCCCCGTCCAGCACCGCTCTGGCGTCCTTCTGCGGCGCCGTGACGACGTGGGACGCCGCGCCGCGGGCGCCCGTCTGGGCCGCGCCCGGCTCTCCGGCCGAGGCCTACGCGCCGCAGCCGTGGACGCCGTACATGCCGTACGCCCCCGTGGCACCCGAGCCTCCGCCGCCTGCCATCGCCGACGCGTCCACGCGCATCCTCGGCCTGAGCCCCATGTCCTTCGTCAGCGCCGTGGCGATGGGCGCGCTCGCCGCGGGCCTCTTCGTCGTCGCGGGCCTGCGGCTCACGGCGAAGGATGAGGCGCGGCCCACGCCGCAAGCGCAGGCGCTGGCTGCCCCCGTGGGCACGCAGGCGGGCACTCCAGGCACGCAGGGCTTCGCGGGCGCCCAGCCGGGCACCCTGGCCGCGGGGACCGCTGCTCCGGGCGTCCAGGGGCTCCCGGGCGCGTTGCCGGGCACCCAGGAGCAGCCCGCGCAGAACCTCCCGCAGGCCATCGCGGGCGGCGTGAACACGCCCGCGCTGACGGACGCGCAGCGCGCCGCGCAGGCCCTCGCGCCGAACACGCCCGTCCTCGCGGGCCCCGCGAGCGCGGGCCTGACCACCGGCCTGCACACGCTGGCCCCGGAGCCCACCGAGTCCCCGCGGCCCGCGCCGGTGACGAAGAAGAACGCCCCCGTGGCCCAGCCCGGGTCCGCGCCCGAAGCGCCCGAGGACCCGGGCGAGGTCCGCGAGCTGGCCTTCGGTGGCGAGATCTCCCAGGAGGAGCTGGCCCGCGCCGCTCAGGCCGCCGCCGCTGAACCGGAAGAGGACGAAGAGCCCGAATCCGAGCTCGACGAGGACTTCGCCCGCGAGCTGGGCTTCACCGACGACGCGAAGGCCACCGCCGCGAAGCAGACCCCGCCGGAGAAGACCGTCTACATCCCGCCTGCTCCGACCTCCGAGCGCGATCACCTCACGCCCGGCGACATCACCAACGTCGTCGTCACGAACCAGCCCGCCATCGCCACCTGCGTCCAGAACTTCAAGGCAGGCACCGCGCTGGAGAACGGCGGCCGCTTCCAGGTGCGCTGGTCCGTGGACACCACCGGCGCGGTGTCCGACGTCGCCATGGAGACCGAAGCCCTCAAGGGCTCCCCGCTCGCCGGCTGCATCGAGGACCAGGTGCGCGGCTGGAAGTTCCCGGTGCACCGCGTCGCGATGAGCGCCCCCGTGCACTTCCCCTTCGTCTTCTAG
- a CDS encoding helix-turn-helix transcriptional regulator, protein MNVDVFQTLADPTRRRIVEALKGGELSVNDLVARVDIQQSGVSRHLGILQEAGFVQVRPEGTKRLYSLRPEPFQELDAWVTGYRGLWEARLDRFGQALERRRKARADNTPKSGEEPP, encoded by the coding sequence ATGAATGTCGACGTCTTCCAGACCCTGGCCGACCCCACGCGCCGCCGCATCGTGGAGGCGCTGAAGGGCGGCGAGCTGTCGGTGAACGACCTGGTGGCCCGGGTGGACATCCAGCAGTCGGGGGTCTCCCGGCATCTGGGCATCCTCCAGGAGGCGGGCTTCGTCCAGGTCCGCCCCGAGGGCACGAAGCGGCTGTACTCGCTTCGCCCGGAGCCCTTTCAGGAGCTGGATGCCTGGGTCACCGGGTATCGCGGCCTGTGGGAGGCCCGGCTCGACCGGTTCGGCCAGGCGCTGGAGCGAAGACGCAAGGCACGCGCGGACAACACCCCCAAGAGCGGAGAGGAACCCCCATGA
- a CDS encoding SRPBCC domain-containing protein → MTTTTTEPQKRSTVTFERTYPATLDEVWELWTTKDGFESWWGPEGFSVKVHELDARPEGLLRYDMIATAPEQIAFMKQAGMPLSSPSSLTYTELTPKRRLSYRHAVDFIPGVTPYSVATVVELQANGGTVRMTVTSDAMHSEEWTKRASMGMQSQLTKLDKRFQR, encoded by the coding sequence ATGACGACGACCACGACCGAGCCGCAGAAGCGCAGCACCGTCACCTTCGAGCGCACCTATCCCGCGACGCTCGACGAAGTCTGGGAGCTGTGGACGACGAAGGACGGCTTCGAGTCCTGGTGGGGCCCCGAGGGCTTCTCCGTGAAGGTGCACGAGCTGGACGCGCGCCCGGAGGGACTGCTGCGCTACGACATGATCGCCACCGCGCCGGAGCAGATCGCCTTCATGAAGCAGGCAGGCATGCCCCTCTCCAGCCCGAGCAGCCTCACGTACACGGAGCTGACGCCGAAGCGGCGGCTTTCGTATCGGCACGCGGTGGACTTCATCCCCGGCGTCACGCCGTACAGCGTCGCCACGGTGGTGGAGCTCCAGGCGAACGGCGGCACCGTGCGGATGACCGTGACCTCCGACGCCATGCACAGCGAGGAGTGGACGAAGCGGGCGTCCATGGGAATGCAGAGCCAGCTCACCAAGCTCGACAAGCGCTTCCAGCGCTAG
- the pdxA gene encoding 4-hydroxythreonine-4-phosphate dehydrogenase PdxA, with amino-acid sequence MSPRPVATADARPRVGISLGDVSGIGPEVTARALSKPAVRRALVPVVFGDGPTLEGFPLFRRFPRVALEDLGRTEGPAVVEVTHLPAKHRVPGKPTREGGKAQYAYVRAAIDAMRAGTVDALCTAPVSKEEISRAGIPFMGHTEVLADAFGVDVLMMMDGPRVRIALATNHVPLSELPRLLTVEKLVAQLQLLSRSLRPVVGRGPRIAVLGLNPHAGEGGMLGREEVEVIGPAIRLARAKRVDAHGPIPADGLFARPDEVGARYDVVLAMYHDQGLIPAKALDFERTVNVTLGLPVPRTSPDHGTAYAIAGTGTASCVPMMEALLKAARLSSGAGRTGASRGPRRPPSGR; translated from the coding sequence GTGAGCCCGCGTCCCGTGGCCACCGCGGACGCGCGGCCCCGCGTGGGCATCTCGCTGGGGGACGTGTCGGGCATCGGGCCGGAGGTGACGGCCCGGGCGCTCTCCAAGCCCGCGGTGCGCCGCGCGCTGGTGCCGGTGGTGTTCGGCGACGGGCCCACGCTGGAGGGCTTCCCCCTCTTCCGCCGCTTCCCTCGGGTCGCCCTGGAGGACCTGGGCCGCACGGAGGGGCCAGCGGTGGTGGAGGTGACGCACCTTCCGGCGAAGCACCGCGTGCCGGGCAAGCCCACGCGCGAGGGCGGCAAGGCGCAGTACGCGTACGTGCGCGCCGCCATCGACGCGATGCGCGCGGGGACGGTGGACGCGCTGTGCACCGCGCCCGTGTCCAAGGAAGAGATTTCGCGCGCCGGCATTCCTTTCATGGGCCACACGGAGGTGCTGGCGGACGCGTTCGGCGTGGACGTGTTGATGATGATGGACGGGCCTCGCGTGAGGATCGCGCTGGCGACGAACCACGTCCCCCTCTCCGAGCTGCCCCGGCTGCTCACGGTGGAGAAGCTGGTGGCGCAGTTGCAACTGCTGTCGCGCAGCCTGCGGCCGGTGGTGGGCCGCGGGCCGCGCATCGCCGTGCTGGGGCTCAACCCGCATGCGGGCGAGGGCGGGATGCTCGGGCGCGAGGAGGTGGAGGTGATTGGCCCCGCCATCCGCCTCGCCCGGGCGAAGCGGGTGGACGCGCACGGGCCCATCCCCGCGGACGGACTGTTCGCCCGGCCGGATGAGGTGGGCGCGAGGTACGACGTGGTGCTGGCCATGTACCACGACCAGGGGCTCATCCCGGCCAAGGCGCTGGACTTCGAGCGCACGGTGAACGTGACGCTGGGCCTGCCGGTGCCGCGCACGTCACCGGATCACGGCACCGCCTATGCGATTGCCGGCACGGGGACCGCGAGCTGCGTGCCCATGATGGAAGCGCTGCTCAAGGCGGCCCGGCTTTCGTCGGGAGCCGGGCGGACAGGTGCCTCGCGAGGTCCTCGCCGTCCTCCTTCGGGTCGATGA
- a CDS encoding peptidylprolyl isomerase produces the protein MKNLVAFLAAVMLFTGATSARAELVDKVAAVVNRDIIPLSEVQQRAAPELQRVNSEIDPHKRAEARAQLMKSALDTLIGEKLMEAEVQQLGITTSEAEVDELVQDVLKQNNVSDMSQFEQLLKNEGFTLASYKDMLRKRVVRDKLLRMKVGPKVKVTEEDLKAAYTQYSRLENEDVEVHARHILVQVDAKATPEQVAAAKQKAENIAQEARRPGMDFAALARARSEGPSASDGGDLGYFKRGVMVPAFEKAAFNLKEGEVSEPIRTNFGWHVLKVEERRNVAVASFEEMKPKLEAKLLNEKTEKFLDQYVQELRSKANVEVKM, from the coding sequence ATGAAGAACCTGGTGGCGTTCCTGGCGGCGGTGATGCTCTTCACGGGGGCGACGTCCGCCCGCGCGGAGCTGGTGGACAAGGTGGCGGCGGTGGTGAACCGCGACATCATCCCGCTGTCGGAGGTGCAGCAGCGCGCCGCGCCGGAGCTCCAGCGGGTCAACTCCGAGATCGATCCGCACAAGCGCGCCGAGGCCCGCGCGCAGCTGATGAAGAGCGCGCTGGACACGCTCATCGGCGAGAAGCTGATGGAGGCGGAGGTCCAGCAGCTGGGCATCACCACCAGCGAGGCGGAGGTGGATGAGCTGGTGCAGGACGTGCTCAAGCAGAACAACGTCAGCGACATGAGCCAGTTCGAGCAGCTGCTCAAGAACGAGGGCTTCACGCTCGCCAGCTACAAGGACATGCTCCGCAAGCGCGTGGTGCGCGACAAGCTGCTGCGCATGAAGGTGGGCCCCAAGGTGAAGGTCACCGAGGAGGACCTCAAGGCCGCGTACACGCAGTACTCGCGCCTGGAGAACGAGGACGTGGAGGTGCACGCCCGCCACATCCTGGTGCAGGTGGACGCCAAGGCCACGCCGGAGCAGGTGGCCGCCGCGAAGCAGAAGGCGGAGAACATCGCGCAGGAGGCCCGCCGGCCGGGCATGGACTTCGCGGCCCTGGCGCGCGCCCGCAGCGAGGGCCCCAGCGCGTCGGACGGCGGAGACCTGGGCTACTTCAAGCGCGGCGTGATGGTGCCCGCCTTCGAGAAGGCCGCCTTCAACCTCAAGGAGGGCGAGGTCAGCGAGCCCATCCGCACCAACTTCGGCTGGCACGTCCTGAAGGTGGAGGAGCGCCGCAACGTGGCGGTGGCCTCCTTCGAGGAGATGAAGCCCAAGCTGGAGGCCAAGCTCCTCAACGAGAAGACGGAGAAGTTCCTGGACCAGTACGTCCAGGAGCTGCGCTCGAAGGCCAACGTCGAAGTGAAGATGTGA
- a CDS encoding peptidyl-prolyl cis-trans isomerase, with protein MRPALFRASPMSWSVIATLGIALGVLGLTGCRPQTQEGPDPTVVASVNGESLSRADFEQELARELATTEGPEPTPEEVEPFKRALVDTLVKRMLLLQAAKQNNIAVTPEEVDRGVLRLSGDYPAGNFNEVLAQGQLSMAELRAREASRLTIEKLFTHHVYSRVAVTEEELRAYYAAHEADFQEPEEVHAAQMVVKGLDEARKLQVQLKAGKKFSDLARRYSLSADAKVGGDLGFFPRGQMPPAFDEVVFKLGVGQVSDVVSTEYGYHLFKVLERRSARKRELAEVRAKVEARLLEAKRAEAQEAFEKELRDKAQVVVNEATLQTIRGRPAPQAAAK; from the coding sequence ATGCGCCCCGCCCTCTTCCGCGCCTCCCCGATGTCATGGTCCGTCATCGCCACCCTGGGCATCGCCCTGGGTGTGCTGGGGCTGACGGGCTGCCGGCCGCAGACCCAGGAGGGGCCGGACCCCACGGTCGTGGCCAGCGTGAACGGCGAGTCGCTCAGCCGGGCGGATTTCGAACAGGAGCTGGCGCGGGAGCTGGCCACCACGGAGGGCCCGGAGCCCACGCCCGAGGAGGTGGAGCCCTTCAAGCGGGCGCTCGTGGACACGTTGGTGAAGCGGATGCTGCTCCTCCAGGCCGCGAAGCAGAACAACATCGCCGTGACGCCCGAAGAGGTGGACCGGGGCGTGCTGCGGCTGTCGGGCGACTACCCGGCGGGCAACTTCAACGAGGTGCTCGCCCAGGGGCAGCTGTCCATGGCGGAGCTGCGCGCGCGGGAGGCGAGCCGGCTCACCATCGAGAAGCTCTTCACCCACCACGTCTATTCGCGCGTGGCGGTGACGGAGGAGGAGCTGCGCGCGTACTACGCGGCGCACGAGGCGGACTTCCAGGAGCCGGAGGAGGTCCACGCGGCGCAGATGGTGGTGAAGGGGCTGGACGAGGCGCGCAAGCTCCAGGTGCAGCTCAAGGCGGGCAAGAAGTTCTCCGACCTCGCCCGGCGCTACTCGCTCAGCGCGGACGCCAAGGTGGGAGGCGACCTGGGCTTCTTCCCCCGAGGACAGATGCCGCCAGCCTTCGACGAGGTGGTATTCAAGCTGGGGGTGGGGCAGGTTTCGGACGTGGTGTCCACGGAGTACGGCTACCACCTGTTCAAGGTGCTGGAGCGCAGGTCGGCGAGGAAGCGGGAGCTGGCGGAGGTTCGCGCGAAGGTGGAGGCACGCCTGCTGGAGGCCAAGCGGGCGGAGGCGCAGGAGGCGTTCGAGAAGGAGCTGCGCGACAAGGCCCAGGTGGTGGTGAACGAGGCCACGCTGCAGACCATCCGCGGGCGGCCGGCGCCGCAGGCGGCGGCGAAGTGA
- a CDS encoding alpha/beta hydrolase: MADLFTKAVERSKEGLLTLTFKPDELYRVPTDDGAAIALGRYHPRGERRFAEPVLLCHGLGANRFHMDFNEQYSLARYLARAGFETWVIELRGRGLAGACSDWNFDDQAEHDVRTALRTVMSTGAQQVLWVGHSKGGLMLYAHLARNPQAPVRAAVSLGAPFTFAVQPGLRQFVQRMEPLLKLKVIPTRRVTSIAFFGAPPGPLTRYMMLADNMDPQVVRWALANVPADVSGGVGRQFARWIITSQFTNHDGSFDYREPLAGVKVPFLLIAGSRDLLAPPMAVARAKDHLGGPVKMLVAGRGHGFAADYGHADLILGRKAPDEIFPQVEAFLSTHATPV, encoded by the coding sequence ATGGCGGACCTCTTCACCAAGGCGGTGGAGCGGAGCAAGGAGGGGTTGCTCACCCTCACCTTCAAGCCGGACGAGCTGTACCGGGTGCCCACGGACGACGGGGCGGCCATCGCGCTGGGGCGCTACCACCCTCGGGGCGAGCGCCGGTTCGCGGAGCCCGTCCTCCTGTGCCATGGGCTGGGAGCCAACCGCTTCCACATGGACTTCAACGAGCAGTACAGCCTGGCGCGCTACCTGGCGCGGGCGGGGTTCGAGACCTGGGTCATCGAGCTGCGCGGCCGGGGGCTCGCCGGGGCCTGCTCGGACTGGAACTTCGACGACCAGGCCGAGCACGACGTGAGAACGGCCTTGCGCACGGTGATGTCCACCGGTGCCCAGCAGGTGCTCTGGGTGGGCCACTCCAAGGGCGGCCTGATGCTCTACGCCCACCTGGCCAGGAACCCCCAGGCGCCCGTGAGGGCGGCCGTGTCCCTGGGCGCCCCCTTCACCTTCGCGGTGCAGCCGGGCCTGCGGCAGTTCGTGCAGCGGATGGAGCCCCTGCTCAAGCTCAAGGTCATCCCCACCCGGCGCGTCACCAGCATCGCCTTCTTCGGGGCGCCGCCGGGGCCGCTCACGCGGTACATGATGCTGGCGGACAACATGGATCCGCAGGTGGTGCGCTGGGCGCTCGCCAACGTGCCCGCGGATGTGTCCGGGGGCGTGGGGCGGCAGTTCGCCCGGTGGATCATCACCAGCCAGTTCACCAACCATGACGGCAGCTTCGACTACCGCGAGCCGCTCGCCGGGGTGAAGGTGCCCTTCCTGCTCATCGCCGGCAGCCGGGACCTGCTCGCGCCGCCCATGGCGGTGGCCCGGGCCAAGGACCACCTGGGCGGCCCGGTGAAGATGCTGGTCGCGGGCCGGGGCCACGGCTTCGCGGCGGACTACGGCCACGCGGACCTCATCCTGGGCCGCAAGGCGCCGGATGAAATCTTCCCCCAGGTGGAGGCCTTCCTGTCCACCCACGCCACGCCCGTCTGA
- a CDS encoding CBS domain-containing protein has product MVQGRAFREVLSSFIATVFPTDTLLGALKVMERYHVQVVGVVGAGGSLVGVVHETQVLAGWRTDPLAQVSDVMARVRKTHAVRTRTRRLARLHGKPGSWQKPS; this is encoded by the coding sequence ATGGTGCAGGGCCGGGCTTTCAGGGAAGTTTTGTCGTCCTTCATCGCCACAGTTTTTCCCACAGACACACTGCTGGGAGCCCTGAAGGTGATGGAGCGGTATCACGTGCAGGTGGTGGGGGTGGTGGGGGCAGGGGGCAGTCTGGTGGGCGTGGTGCACGAGACGCAGGTCCTGGCGGGGTGGCGGACGGATCCGCTGGCGCAGGTGTCGGACGTGATGGCGCGCGTTCGCAAGACGCACGCGGTCCGCACGCGGACGCGGCGGCTGGCGCGCCTGCACGGCAAGCCAGGGAGTTGGCAGAAGCCTTCCTGA
- a CDS encoding GIY-YIG nuclease family protein has protein sequence MLRCRDGTLYTGATNNLERRLATHGRGKGAAYTRARLPVTLVWSEPAPDRSAALRREAAIKRLTRADKLRLFSLRPSRR, from the coding sequence ATGCTGCGCTGCCGGGACGGCACGCTCTACACGGGGGCCACCAACAACCTGGAGCGCCGCCTGGCCACGCACGGCCGGGGCAAGGGCGCCGCGTACACGCGGGCCCGGCTGCCGGTGACGCTGGTGTGGAGCGAGCCTGCCCCGGACCGGAGCGCCGCCCTGCGCCGCGAGGCCGCCATCAAGCGGCTCACGCGCGCGGACAAGCTGAGGCTGTTCTCGCTGCGTCCGAGCAGGCGTTGA
- a CDS encoding radical SAM protein: MPAARPHIEPRRVPTADSVVVKELYLSLQGESSHAGMLCGFIRLTGCHLRCSYCDSEFAFHGGSRMKNAEVVQKVLAWNTPTVEVTGGEPLLQPGVYPLMESLLDAGLKVLLETSGAIDVRLVPPAVHKIVDMKTPSSGECDRNDYRNLTSMNANDELKIVIGSREDYEWSRALVREHHLGQKPYGVLFSTIFDKLHPRELAEWIIEDRLPVRFQLQMHKYLWDPNARGV; this comes from the coding sequence ATGCCTGCCGCACGCCCGCACATCGAGCCCCGCCGCGTCCCCACCGCTGACTCCGTCGTGGTGAAGGAACTCTATCTCTCCCTCCAGGGCGAATCGTCCCACGCCGGCATGCTGTGCGGCTTCATCCGCCTCACCGGCTGCCACCTGCGGTGCTCGTACTGCGACAGTGAGTTCGCCTTCCACGGCGGCAGCCGCATGAAGAACGCGGAGGTCGTCCAGAAGGTGCTCGCCTGGAACACGCCCACCGTGGAGGTGACGGGCGGCGAGCCCCTGCTCCAGCCCGGCGTGTATCCGCTGATGGAGTCACTGCTGGACGCGGGCCTCAAGGTGCTCCTGGAGACGAGCGGCGCCATCGACGTGCGGCTCGTGCCCCCGGCCGTCCACAAGATCGTGGACATGAAGACGCCGTCCTCCGGCGAGTGCGACCGCAACGACTACCGCAACCTCACGTCCATGAACGCCAATGACGAGCTGAAGATCGTCATCGGCTCGCGCGAGGACTACGAGTGGTCACGCGCGCTCGTGCGCGAGCACCACCTGGGGCAGAAGCCGTACGGCGTCCTGTTCTCCACCATCTTCGACAAGCTCCACCCGCGCGAGCTGGCGGAGTGGATCATCGAGGACCGGCTGCCGGTGCGCTTCCAGCTCCAGATGCACAAGTACCTCTGGGACCCCAACGCGCGCGGCGTGTAA
- the nudC gene encoding NAD(+) diphosphatase, whose product MSLLQRFQPGYDPPARSRDSALLFAARGMDLLVSERDGRLELPRGSVLPQTASGAHFLGVLDEIDCYAAPVPGDFAPPDGMKFVPARSLYKQVDEATFAVAGRALSIAEWDLNHRFCGKCGTATHLVPGERARRCPVDHTPFYPRISPAVIVLITRGDEMLLARNASFPEPFFSTVAGFVDPGESLEETVRREVKEEVGVELKDVIYFGSQPWPFGRSLMVGFMAEYAGGDIAVDGKEIAEARWFGVDDLPRIPPRLSIARHLIDTFIDRVKARRT is encoded by the coding sequence GTGAGCCTCCTCCAACGCTTCCAGCCCGGATACGACCCGCCCGCTCGCTCGCGCGACTCCGCGCTCCTGTTCGCCGCGCGCGGCATGGACCTGCTCGTGTCGGAACGCGATGGCCGCCTCGAGCTGCCCCGCGGCTCGGTCCTTCCCCAGACCGCGTCCGGCGCCCACTTCCTGGGCGTGCTGGACGAAATCGACTGCTACGCCGCGCCCGTGCCCGGGGACTTCGCGCCGCCGGACGGGATGAAGTTCGTGCCCGCCCGCTCGCTCTACAAGCAGGTGGATGAGGCGACGTTCGCCGTGGCCGGACGCGCGCTCTCCATCGCCGAGTGGGACCTGAACCACCGATTCTGCGGCAAGTGCGGCACGGCCACGCATCTGGTGCCCGGGGAACGCGCGCGCCGCTGCCCGGTGGACCACACTCCGTTCTACCCGCGCATCTCTCCGGCGGTCATCGTCCTCATCACCCGGGGTGATGAGATGCTGCTCGCGCGCAACGCGTCCTTCCCGGAGCCCTTCTTCAGCACCGTGGCCGGCTTCGTGGATCCCGGCGAGTCGCTGGAGGAGACCGTGCGGCGCGAGGTGAAGGAGGAGGTGGGCGTGGAGCTGAAGGACGTCATCTACTTCGGCAGCCAGCCGTGGCCGTTCGGCCGCTCGCTGATGGTGGGCTTCATGGCCGAGTACGCGGGCGGCGACATCGCCGTGGACGGCAAGGAGATCGCCGAGGCGCGCTGGTTCGGCGTGGATGACCTGCCGCGCATCCCGCCCCGCCTGAGCATCGCGCGCCACCTCATCGATACCTTCATCGACCGGGTGAAGGCCCGCCGGACTTGA
- a CDS encoding FKBP-type peptidyl-prolyl cis-trans isomerase, whose product MLRSLLLCAVLALAGCGDSSSGDPAKVTYAESLGVNLSAMNKSDSGLYTQDLVVGTGKEAVSGSYVLVHYTGWLPDGSMFDSSRSRSQPFDFVVGRGQVIKGWDEGLVGMRVGGKRKLVIPSDLGYGSRGSPPVIPSDAVLVFDVELMNVY is encoded by the coding sequence ATGCTTCGTTCCCTTCTGCTGTGCGCGGTGCTGGCCCTGGCTGGCTGTGGTGACTCCTCCTCCGGTGACCCCGCGAAGGTGACCTACGCCGAGTCCCTGGGCGTGAACCTGTCCGCGATGAACAAGAGTGACTCCGGGCTCTACACGCAGGACCTCGTCGTGGGCACCGGCAAGGAGGCTGTCAGTGGCAGCTATGTGCTCGTCCACTACACGGGCTGGCTGCCGGATGGCTCCATGTTCGACAGCAGCCGCTCGCGCAGCCAACCCTTCGACTTCGTGGTGGGCCGGGGTCAGGTCATCAAGGGTTGGGACGAGGGGCTCGTCGGCATGCGCGTGGGCGGCAAGCGCAAGCTCGTCATCCCTTCGGACCTGGGCTACGGCTCGCGCGGCTCCCCGCCCGTCATCCCCAGCGACGCCGTGCTCGTCTTCGACGTGGAGCTGATGAACGTCTACTGA
- a CDS encoding MFS transporter, translating into MQTPSESAPSASLRPSLVWLMAVAAAVTVANLYYNQPLLGDIGRTLGADGSALGLVPTLTQVGYAVGMLFLVPLGDSLERRKVILLLCGCVGVALVAAGLAPSLRVMVAASFAIGVTTVVPQMIIPFAAQLAAPSERGRVVGMVMSGLLIGILLSRTAAGFVGTHLGWRTMFFAAAGLMVVTGVVLRFTLPAQPPVASMPYPQLMRSLIHLVRTEPVLRLHAVLGGLTFGAFSAFWATLALYLRSLPGHYDAQVAGLFGVVGVAGAVIAPLVGRFADRGAGRRINALAIAVLLASFVVLWLLGQSLWGIALGVVLLDLGAQANQIANQARVYSLRPDARSRLNTLYMVTYFVGGAAGAWAGMTAWTRAGWPGVCAVGAVMSLTALVAVLWGARRLPVTHAPAA; encoded by the coding sequence ATGCAGACGCCTTCTGAATCCGCGCCTTCCGCTTCGCTCCGTCCCTCGCTCGTCTGGCTGATGGCGGTGGCCGCGGCCGTCACCGTCGCGAACCTCTATTACAACCAGCCCCTGCTGGGAGACATCGGCCGGACGCTGGGTGCGGACGGGAGCGCACTGGGGCTGGTGCCCACGCTGACGCAGGTGGGCTACGCGGTGGGCATGCTGTTCCTGGTGCCGCTGGGGGACAGCCTGGAGCGCCGCAAGGTCATCCTCCTGCTGTGCGGCTGCGTGGGCGTGGCGCTGGTGGCGGCGGGGCTCGCCCCCAGCCTGCGGGTGATGGTGGCGGCGAGCTTCGCCATTGGCGTCACCACGGTGGTGCCCCAGATGATCATCCCGTTCGCGGCGCAGCTGGCGGCGCCGTCGGAGCGCGGGCGCGTGGTGGGCATGGTGATGAGCGGGCTGCTCATCGGCATCCTGCTGTCGCGCACGGCGGCGGGCTTCGTGGGCACGCACCTGGGCTGGCGCACCATGTTCTTCGCGGCCGCGGGCCTGATGGTGGTGACGGGCGTCGTGCTCCGCTTCACGCTGCCGGCGCAGCCGCCGGTGGCCTCCATGCCCTATCCGCAGTTGATGCGGTCGCTCATCCACCTGGTCCGCACGGAGCCGGTGTTGCGGCTGCACGCGGTGCTGGGCGGGCTGACCTTCGGCGCGTTCAGCGCCTTCTGGGCCACGCTGGCGCTCTACCTGCGCTCACTGCCCGGGCACTACGACGCGCAGGTGGCGGGCCTCTTCGGCGTGGTGGGCGTGGCGGGCGCGGTCATCGCGCCGCTGGTGGGCCGCTTCGCCGACAGGGGGGCCGGGCGGCGCATCAACGCGCTGGCCATCGCCGTGCTGCTGGCGTCCTTCGTCGTGCTGTGGCTCCTGGGGCAATCGCTGTGGGGCATCGCGCTGGGCGTGGTGCTGCTGGACCTGGGCGCGCAGGCGAATCAGATCGCCAACCAGGCGCGGGTGTACTCGCTGCGGCCCGATGCCCGCAGCCGGCTCAACACCCTCTACATGGTGACGTACTTCGTGGGCGGCGCCGCGGGCGCGTGGGCGGGCATGACGGCGTGGACGCGCGCGGGCTGGCCGGGCGTGTGCGCCGTGGGCGCGGTCATGTCGCTCACCGCGCTGGTGGCGGTGCTCTGGGGCGCGCGACGCCTGCCGGTGACCCACGCCCCCGCGGCCTGA